GCTACCACGGCCTCAAGTTTGCCGAGACGTTCGGCGACTTCCCGGGGCTGGGCAACGTCGCCTTCGCCATCCGGGCGCGCGTGAACCTCCTGCGTGACTTCGGTGCGTCCTTGTCGCCGTTCAACGCGCAGCAGTTCCTGCTGGGGGTCGAGACGCTTTCGCTGCGCGTGCAGCGTCACTGTGACAACGCCTTGGCGGTCGCCCGCTACCTCGAGACGCATCCGAAGGTGGGATGGGTCGCGTACCCGGGTCTGGAGTCGCATCCGACCAAGGCGAACGCGGATCGGTTCCTGTCCAACGGCTACGGCGGTGTCGTCGTGTTCGGACTCAAGGGCGGCCTGAACGCCGGACGGACGCTCATCGACTCGGTGGAGCTCTTCAGCCATCTGGCCAACGTCGGGGACGCGAAATCGCTCGTGATCCACCCGGCGTCCACGACGCACTCGCAGCTGTCAGGCGACGAGCTCGAGCGGGCGGGCATCGGCGAGGACTTCGTGCGCCTGTCAGTTGGGATCGAGGCGGTCGAAGACATCCTGGCCGACCTCGATCAGGCGCTTGCGCGGGCGTGATGGTGGCCGCTGGCACAACGGGCCCGTGGGATGTCGTCGGCAACGCCGGCGTCGTCTCGGCGCGGTCGATCACCCTCACCGACGTGGCGCTGGCCTCCGGCGTGACGCTGCCGGAGGTCAACATCGCGTACGAGACGATCGGCGAGCTGTCGCCGGGTCGCGATAACGCGATCCTGCTGTGCCACGCGCTGTCCGGCGACGCCCATGTCGCCGGCTGGCGCGAAGCCGATGCCCGTGCGGCGGGATGGCGCAGCGAGGACGGCCCCGAATGGGCGCCGCCTGACTCCGCCACCGGTGACCCCGATGCCGCTTCAGAGGGATCGGTCAGACCCGGCTGGTGGGACCCGATGGTCGGCCCGGGCAAGGCGTTCGACACGGATCGGTACTTCATCGTGTGCGCCAACGTCCTGGGTGGCTGCTCGGGCACGACCGGGCCCGGCAGCACGAACCCCGCGACCGGCGAACCGCATGGCCTCGACTTCCCGGTGGTCACCATCGAGGACATGGTCGACGTGCAGACGCGGCTTCTTGATGAGCTCGGCATCGAGCGACTGCTGGCTGTCGCAGGTGGGTCTATGGGCGGCATGCAGGCGCTCGCTTGGGCGAAGCGCTACCCCGCGCGCGTGGGCGCGTGCGTCGCGATCGCGACTACGTGGCGCCTGGGTGCTCAGGCGATCGCTTTCAACGAAGTGGGCCGTGCGGCCATTCTGGGCGATCCGGCGTTTGCGGCTGGTCGCTACTACGCTACGGGCACGGTGCCGCGCCACGGGCTGGCCGTCGCTCGCATGATCGGGCACATCACCTATCTGTCGGACGAGTCCATGCACGAGAAGTTCGGCCGCCGCCTGCGCGGGCGTGACGGCTTCGCCTTCGAGTTCGTGACCGAGTTCGAGGTGGAGAGCTACCTCGCCTACCAGGGCAAGCGTTTCACCGAGCGCTTCGACGCGAACACCTATCTCTTCATGACCAAGGCCATGGACTACTTCGACTTGTGCGAGGGCGCCTCGTCGCTCGGCGAGGCGCTGGCAGCCAGTCCGGTTCGCTTCCTCGTCCTGTCCTTCTCCAGTGACTGGCTCTTCCCGACGTACCAGGCTCGCGAGGTCGTCGATGCGCTGTCGGCCGCAGGCGCCGAGGTCAGTTTCGCCGAGATCGGCTCACCCTACGGCCACGACGCGTTCCTGCTGGAACCGCAGGCGCAACACGCGTTCGTGGAGCCGTTCCTCGAGCAAGCGCTGGCGCTTGAGCGTGCTCGAGGCACCGCGCCGAGCGGGGGTGAGTCGGCGTGAGCGCGGCTGCATATCTGCGCGCCGACCTGCGCCTCGTGGCCGAGGTAGTGCCCGAGGGCAGTCGCGTGCTGGATCTGGGATGCGGGGACGGCTCCCTGATCGCGCACCTTCGCGACGTGCGCGGGTGCGCGGTGCGCGGTATCGAGCTCGATCACACCGACATCGCCGCGGCATTGGCGCAGGGGTTGTCGGTGGTGGAGGCCGATCTCGATGATGGGCTGTTCGCCTATCCCGATGCGAGCTTCGACGTCGTCATCCTTTCGCAGACCCTGCAGGTTGTTCGCCGCCCCGCGTTCGTCTTGCGCGAGATGCTGCGTGTGGGGCGACGAGGCGTGGTGTCTTTCCCGAACTTCGGCCACTGGAGGGTCCGTGGGTACCTCGCTCTGAAGGGCCGGATGCCGGTCTCCAGTTCGATTCCCTACACCTGGTACGACACGCCGAACATCCACCACACGACTATCCACGACTTCCGCGACTTCGTGGCATCCAATGGTGGCCAGATCGAGCGCGAGATCGCGCTCCTCACCGAGGGGTGGCGCCGTGCGGAGGTGCGCACCGTGAGCGTGTGGCCGAACCTGCTCGCAGACACGGCGGTCGCGGTGGTCCGGCCAGCCTCGCCGCACGCGACCCCGCGCGCTTGAGTGCAAGCACGTCCAGGTGGAATCGACCGATCCCGTGCCGACGACCCTCCGTGTAGGGGTATCCTGTCCCCCATGAGCGACGACTACGCACTTCCCACGGACTTGGTGGGACTCGGATACACGGATCGTGAGCGCGCTCTCTTCGCGCCGCTCATCGAGCAGGGGCTCTTTGCCGCCCGGGTGGCGCGCGTCGACCGCGGGCTGCCGCTCGTCGCCAGTGAGCGCGGGCTCGAGCGCGCTGAGCCGGCGATGCATCTGCTCAAGTCAGCCGATGATGCGTTCAGCAGGGTCGTCGTGGGCGACTGGGTGGCGCTTGCCCGGCCGGATACCCACGACATGCCGATCATCGAGGCGATTCTGCCCCGCCATGGGGCCTTCACGCGCAAAGATCCCGGCGAGCAGACGGGCGAGCAGGTGATCATCGCCAACGTCGACCTCGTCTTCGTCGTGCAGTCACTCTCCGGCAGCGGCATCAACATCTCGCGCCTGGAGCGCGAACTCGTGCTGGTGTGGGAGTCGGGCGCGCGCCCCGTGGTGGTGCTCACGAAATCCGACCTGACGGACATCGCCGATGAGCAGCGGACGATCGCCGAAGAGGTCGCATTCGGGGTCGACGTGGTCGTGGAGAGCGTCGTGACGGGCGAGGGGATCGAGAATGTTCGCGCTCATGTGCCGCTGGGTGTGACTGCGGCGATCCTGGGAAGCTCGGGAGTAGGCAAGTCCACGCTGCTCAACCGGCTGATCGGCGAGGATGTCCTGGCGACGGCCGAGGTTCGCGTGGGCGACGACAAGGGTCGGCACACCACGGTCGCCCGCGAGCTCGTGGCGCTGCCGGGCGGCGGAGTCGTCATTGACACCCCGGGCATGCGGGCGATCGGTCTGTGGGAGGCCACCGACGGCCTTGCTGCGGCGTTCCCTGACATCGAGGCGCTCGCCGAGCGATGCCGCTTTCGCGACTGCGCTCACGAGGCGGAGCCGGGCTGTGCGGTCATCGCGGCCGCGGAGAGCGGCGATCTCGCGCAACGGCGGCTCGACAGCTACCGGCGGCTCACGTCCGAGCTTGAAGCGGTTGCTCGCAAGCAAGACGAGAAGGCGTGGCGCGAAAAAGAGCAGGCCGCCAAGGTGATCAGCAAGGCCGCGAAGCGCTTCAACACCACCGAGCCGAAGAGGCGCGGCAGGTAGACTTCGGATCGGCGATTCTCCGACTTCTTGTGCGATCACCGCTGAACCGTTCGGCGAAACGGGGCGCGCGCACGGAGTAATCGGGCTCTAGGGCGGGTAGAGGCAATCAAGGGCACCGACAAGGGGGGTGACGGTCCATGCGGACCGAAGACGTGACGCCGGCTGGTGTCTTCACGACGCGGACGATCGACGCTCTCGTCGTAGCGGTTGCGGTGGCGACGATCGCCTTGTTCGCCATTCCCGCGTCGGCGGGGGCTGCGGGGACGTGGACCAACCTGGGGGCGTTCTCGGGCTCGGTGAGCTCGGTACAGGCACTCGATTACAACACAGTCATCGTCGGCGGCTCGTATACGCCGGCGAATCCCAGCTCCACCAACTTCCCTTCGGGGCGCGTGTACCGCTCGACCAACGGCGGCACATCCTTCTCGTCAGCAGCGCTTACGACGTGCTTCTCCGTGAGCAACATCGCGTTTGTCGACGCGACACATGGCTGGGCCACGGGCATCGGCTTTGACGCCGAGTCGTACTCCACGGTCGATGGGGGCGTGACGTGGAGATCGATGGGGGCGTTCGCGCGTAGGGCCACCAAGAAGGCGATCGCTTTCGCCGACGCCTCGAACGGTTGGGCCGTCGGCCAGCAGGGCGTGACCGAGCGCACGCGCGACGGAGGCAGGACGTGGGAGATGCAGGTGGAGCCCGTCGCCGGCCCGGAACTAATGGCCGTGGACGCCGTCGACGCGACGCACGTCTGGGCGGTCGGCGGGATTCCCATGAGCGGTGCCGGGTTCATCAGGCACAGCTCGAATGGCGGAGCGACCTGGGTGGTGCAGAAGTCAGGTCTTCCGAGCGCCCTCACGGGGGTCGCGTTTGCCGATCGGACCCACGGAGTGGCCGTGGGCCAGAACGGGACACTGCTTGTGACGAAGAACGGGGGCGCTACGTGGACGCAGGCGTCGCTGCCGCGTGCGAGCGCCCTCGGGAGAGCCTTCGCCGGCCACATCAACGGCGTGGCATGGGCCAACGGCACTCGGGTGTTCGCTGCCGGATACGGGGGCGCACTGTTCGCGAGCCCTGACCGAGGCGTGACGTGGACCGACGAGTCCGACCCCGCCATCACGGCCGACTTCACCTCCATCGGTGCGGCGGGCGGTTCGCGGGTCTGGGTGACCGCTGGCACCCGCCTGTATCGCTTCACCTACACGCCTCCCCCCACGAAGTGGACGAAGCGCGTTTCGGGCACGACGGCCGGCCTGTTCGACGTGGATTTCGTCGATGCGACCCACGGTTGGGCGGTGGGCGGAGGCGGCCTCGTACTCAAGACCACGGATGGCGCGAAGACGTGGAAGCGCGTCGGCGCGGGCGCGACGTCGGCGACTCTGACCGGTGTCGACTTCGTCGACCGCTCCACCGGCTGGGCCGTTGGACGCTTCCCGGTCGCAACACCCCTAGCGCCCACCGTCATCCTGCGCACCGACGACGGGGGTGCCACGTGGAAGCCCCAGGCGCACCCGAACGACGGGACGTTCATACGGCGCGTGCGCATGACTTCGAAGACCGACGGGTGGATCCTGGGTGAGCACTGGCGCGTCGGACAGGCGGTGCCGCCGAAGCCGTACTTCAGCATCCTTCGCACGACGGATGGCGGCTCGACTTGGACCGCGCACAGGGACTCGCCGCCCGACCTGTTGTCCGACGCAGTGTTCCCAACGCCGTCGATCGGGTTCATCGCCGGGTACCGCGGTAGTAACTTCAAGACGGTCGACGGTGGGGCGACCTGGACGCGCCTGTCGGGGGTGACCGGGGTCGGGCGTGGTTTGGGGGTGGCGTTCACGAGCCCGACGAACGGCATCATCGCCGGCGACCGTGTCGTGGACACGACATCGCCGGGTATGATCGCGCACACGGCCGACGGCGGCGCCACGTGGAGTGGCGCGGTGCTGCCAACGACCGCCCAGCTGCGTTCCGCCACGTCGTTCAAGGGCAGCATCTGGGTCGTCGGCGAGAAGGGGACGATCCTGCGCTCGGGCGATGGGGGCTCGTCGTGGGGCGTGCAGTCGTCGGGCACCACGATGACGCTTCACGGGGTCAAGGCGCTCAGCAACGACTTCATCGTGGCGGTAGGCTCGGGCGGCACGATCCTCACCGGCGCGCGCACCGGCGCGACTCTCTCCAAGCCGAAGCTGGGGTTCCCCGCGAAGCGCAACGCCTTCCTGCAGATCACCGGAACCGTCACGCCAGCGGTCGCGGACTCGAACACGAAGGTCGTGGTCTATCGCAAGGTCGGGAGGGCATGGAAGGTCCACAAGACCGTGACGGCCAAGAACTTCGTGAACGCTCCGCGCAGCGGCCCGCGCCGCTCGGTGTACTACGCCAATACGAAGGCGGGTCCGGCCGGCACGTACTCCGCGGTAGCGACGTTCACTCATCCCGACTACAAGACTTCGAGCAGCACGCGGTTCACATTCATCGTGAAGTGAGGCGAAGCGGTGCGGCTGATCCCCCAGGACAAGGTATCTTTACAATATGCGAATATGCGTATATTGTAAAGATCGCCCGACCACCACAGCCAGCCTACATGCCGGAGGCGACGCGACGTGGACCAGAGTTTCTTCTGCATGCACACCGAGCTGTGCAAGACACTCGCCAACGAGAAGCGCCAGATGATCCTGGCCGCCCTTCGCGACTCTGAGATGACCGTCGGTGAGCTCGTCGAGATGACGGGCATCCCCCAGGCGACTCTCTCGCAGCACCTGTCCAAGATGCGCGCCCACGATGTCGTTCGGGTTCGCCGGTCGGGGGCCTACGCCTACTATTCGCTGGCCAATCCCAAGCTGATTCAAGCGTTCGACCTCATCACTGAGGTCATGCAGGAGTCTGCGTTGTCCCGGGCGAGCGCGTCCGAGACTGAGTCCGAGGAGGATGCACGATGACAGACGTCGCCGCCCAGATGAGTCAGGTCGCTGCGGTCGCTGAGGCAGAGCCTGGGCCCAAGAAGATGACGCTTGTGGTGATGAGCGGGGACATGGACAGGCTCTTCGGAGCCTTCATCATCGCAACCGGGGCCGCCGCCATGGGCTTCGACGTGGTCATGTTCTTCACGTTCTGGGGGCTGAAGGCCCTGAAGCGAGCGGATGCCAAGCATGGGAAGTCGTTCTTCGGAAAGATGCTCGGCATGGGCGCGTTCGAGGGCGGCGGTATCGACAAGGCGAACCCGAGCAAGTACAGCTTCGGCGGAATGGGCAGATGGATGTTTGGCAAGATGATGGGCGCTCACAACGTCTCGACCCTGCCGGAGCTGCGCGATCTGGCCGTGATGCTGGGCGTGCGCATGTACGGCTGCCAGATGTCGATGGACGTCATGGAGATTCCGCAGGACACCTTCGTGGAAGGTGTGCAGGAGCCGGTCGGTGTGGGATTCATGCTCGCCGAGGCCGAGACCTCGAAGATTCAGTTCTTCATCTAGGCGACCACCCGGCGCCGGAAGCCTGCGGCGCTGGATCGTTGAGCACGACGGTTCGTGTCCGAGGGACATGAGCCGAGGGCGGCCCCGCATGCCGGCGAGGCCTCAACTGTAAGGGAGCATCACATGAGCGACATCACCCCCGACCTTGAGCTCGACCTGCGCGGGCTGCTGTGCCCGATGCCGATGGTGAAGGTCTCCCAGAACATCAGCAAAGTCGAAGTCGGCGGAGTCATCCGCGCCGTGGCGACTGACGCCGGAGCGATGGCTGACATCCCGGCGTGGGCCAAGTCCACGGGCAACGAGGTGCTTCAGGCCGAGAAGGTCGACAGCGAGTTCGTCTTCCTGGTCAAGCGGGTGAAATAGCCTTGGTTCCCATGGACACCTTCTCGTTCATCGCTTCTGCCCTCGGTGTCTATGTCGGCCTTGGTGTGTTCATAGTCGGCATGTCATGGAGGGCATGGCAGTGGGCGAAGACGCCGAAGAGCCCTGCCCGTTTTGCGCTGTATCCGAAGCCGAAGACCGGCGCCGGGCGGTTTGGTGCGCTCATGCGCGATACGTTTGTGGCGCCCCAGAGCTTCAAGATCGCACCGGGCGTCATGATCGCCGCGATGGCGTTTCACCTCGCCGCACTCGCGGCGTTCGTCGGACACCTGCGGCTCGTGCACGAGTTCACGCCGCTCGTCGCGGTGCTGGGCGAAGAGGGCATGGCCACCTTCGCCGGCATCTCGGGCGGCTTCGCTGGCATCGTGATGCTCATCGCCGTCCTCTACTGGATCGCGCGGCGCACCTTCGGGCCGTACAAGAACCTGTCGACCCCGGAGGACTACTTCCTGCTGTTCTTGCTGCTGGGCATCGTCG
This portion of the Coriobacteriia bacterium genome encodes:
- a CDS encoding homoserine O-acetyltransferase gives rise to the protein MAAGTTGPWDVVGNAGVVSARSITLTDVALASGVTLPEVNIAYETIGELSPGRDNAILLCHALSGDAHVAGWREADARAAGWRSEDGPEWAPPDSATGDPDAASEGSVRPGWWDPMVGPGKAFDTDRYFIVCANVLGGCSGTTGPGSTNPATGEPHGLDFPVVTIEDMVDVQTRLLDELGIERLLAVAGGSMGGMQALAWAKRYPARVGACVAIATTWRLGAQAIAFNEVGRAAILGDPAFAAGRYYATGTVPRHGLAVARMIGHITYLSDESMHEKFGRRLRGRDGFAFEFVTEFEVESYLAYQGKRFTERFDANTYLFMTKAMDYFDLCEGASSLGEALAASPVRFLVLSFSSDWLFPTYQAREVVDALSAAGAEVSFAEIGSPYGHDAFLLEPQAQHAFVEPFLEQALALERARGTAPSGGESA
- the metW gene encoding methionine biosynthesis protein MetW yields the protein MSAAAYLRADLRLVAEVVPEGSRVLDLGCGDGSLIAHLRDVRGCAVRGIELDHTDIAAALAQGLSVVEADLDDGLFAYPDASFDVVILSQTLQVVRRPAFVLREMLRVGRRGVVSFPNFGHWRVRGYLALKGRMPVSSSIPYTWYDTPNIHHTTIHDFRDFVASNGGQIEREIALLTEGWRRAEVRTVSVWPNLLADTAVAVVRPASPHATPRA
- the rsgA gene encoding ribosome small subunit-dependent GTPase A; translated protein: MSDDYALPTDLVGLGYTDRERALFAPLIEQGLFAARVARVDRGLPLVASERGLERAEPAMHLLKSADDAFSRVVVGDWVALARPDTHDMPIIEAILPRHGAFTRKDPGEQTGEQVIIANVDLVFVVQSLSGSGINISRLERELVLVWESGARPVVVLTKSDLTDIADEQRTIAEEVAFGVDVVVESVVTGEGIENVRAHVPLGVTAAILGSSGVGKSTLLNRLIGEDVLATAEVRVGDDKGRHTTVARELVALPGGGVVIDTPGMRAIGLWEATDGLAAAFPDIEALAERCRFRDCAHEAEPGCAVIAAAESGDLAQRRLDSYRRLTSELEAVARKQDEKAWREKEQAAKVISKAAKRFNTTEPKRRGR
- a CDS encoding YCF48-related protein; amino-acid sequence: MRTEDVTPAGVFTTRTIDALVVAVAVATIALFAIPASAGAAGTWTNLGAFSGSVSSVQALDYNTVIVGGSYTPANPSSTNFPSGRVYRSTNGGTSFSSAALTTCFSVSNIAFVDATHGWATGIGFDAESYSTVDGGVTWRSMGAFARRATKKAIAFADASNGWAVGQQGVTERTRDGGRTWEMQVEPVAGPELMAVDAVDATHVWAVGGIPMSGAGFIRHSSNGGATWVVQKSGLPSALTGVAFADRTHGVAVGQNGTLLVTKNGGATWTQASLPRASALGRAFAGHINGVAWANGTRVFAAGYGGALFASPDRGVTWTDESDPAITADFTSIGAAGGSRVWVTAGTRLYRFTYTPPPTKWTKRVSGTTAGLFDVDFVDATHGWAVGGGGLVLKTTDGAKTWKRVGAGATSATLTGVDFVDRSTGWAVGRFPVATPLAPTVILRTDDGGATWKPQAHPNDGTFIRRVRMTSKTDGWILGEHWRVGQAVPPKPYFSILRTTDGGSTWTAHRDSPPDLLSDAVFPTPSIGFIAGYRGSNFKTVDGGATWTRLSGVTGVGRGLGVAFTSPTNGIIAGDRVVDTTSPGMIAHTADGGATWSGAVLPTTAQLRSATSFKGSIWVVGEKGTILRSGDGGSSWGVQSSGTTMTLHGVKALSNDFIVAVGSGGTILTGARTGATLSKPKLGFPAKRNAFLQITGTVTPAVADSNTKVVVYRKVGRAWKVHKTVTAKNFVNAPRSGPRRSVYYANTKAGPAGTYSAVATFTHPDYKTSSSTRFTFIVK
- a CDS encoding metalloregulator ArsR/SmtB family transcription factor, which encodes MDQSFFCMHTELCKTLANEKRQMILAALRDSEMTVGELVEMTGIPQATLSQHLSKMRAHDVVRVRRSGAYAYYSLANPKLIQAFDLITEVMQESALSRASASETESEEDAR
- a CDS encoding DsrE/DsrF/DrsH-like family protein: MTDVAAQMSQVAAVAEAEPGPKKMTLVVMSGDMDRLFGAFIIATGAAAMGFDVVMFFTFWGLKALKRADAKHGKSFFGKMLGMGAFEGGGIDKANPSKYSFGGMGRWMFGKMMGAHNVSTLPELRDLAVMLGVRMYGCQMSMDVMEIPQDTFVEGVQEPVGVGFMLAEAETSKIQFFI
- a CDS encoding sulfurtransferase TusA family protein → MSDITPDLELDLRGLLCPMPMVKVSQNISKVEVGGVIRAVATDAGAMADIPAWAKSTGNEVLQAEKVDSEFVFLVKRVK
- a CDS encoding respiratory nitrate reductase subunit gamma translates to MDTFSFIASALGVYVGLGVFIVGMSWRAWQWAKTPKSPARFALYPKPKTGAGRFGALMRDTFVAPQSFKIAPGVMIAAMAFHLAALAAFVGHLRLVHEFTPLVAVLGEEGMATFAGISGGFAGIVMLIAVLYWIARRTFGPYKNLSTPEDYFLLFLLLGIVVMGDHLRFVGAIHGPTYIEWFQSVLAFQPAWPEEIAGSGEMWALNWHMLFVNAFLIYFPFSKLTHAIGAFATNLVRSSE